The nucleotide sequence CAATAGAGGCGAGAAATATCAAACGAAAAGCTAGGATTTTAGAGAGTGCTTTAAAGGAGTAAAAGCGGGAGCGAAAAGCAGTGAGTTTGAGAATCATATGCAACGATGGCTCTAGTAAAGGGGGCGGCTGAAACTCTCAAAATTTGGGGTGAAAGGGTCGGCTAAGAGCTTGTCCCCAAATGGATTGCAtttatagggcaaaaattagggtTCTtggtttgaaaattaaaatagcCGTTTGAGAGAGGATTGGCCGTTTATTTCACCATTTTAGTCTATCATTTGGAAGGCAAGCTTCTCTGGAAAAGGGGAGATATCACGTGAGGaagagagagagttgagagattTTTGTGGGTTTATTTGACCAAACTTAAATGAGGAAGGTATTCTAGAGGATTCCTGGACTTGGGCTACCGGGTCACTAGGGTTGAACTTTATTTTGGGTTAAAGAGACTTTGGGCGGCCGAAATTTAGGCCTAGACTGctgaatattttctttcttccttgtatatttttttgggcttctattaattatattatataatACTACTTACTATTAACATATAAAAATATTCCTTATACTAATTGATAAGTATAAAACTATAATATTCTTGGAACAAATATTTATAAAATGTAGGATTAAAGAAACATTACTATTTTACTAAATAAAGGAGAATGATATGCTTATTCACAAAAGGCGATAAGAATGAATGAACgagtgaataataataataacaataacatgTATAGTAAGAgttttaataataataacaaatagGCATAATTTGTATTAAAATAAATAGTAGAATAACTACCTTATATTATTAGTGATATTAGAagcttaaaaaaataatttgaaaaaaagaagggaCAAAATTGGATGACAACATCGGGTACTTGCTATGGTGAACAGAACGTGGACGATGACAGCAAACATTGCAGAATCATTGAATGCGGTAACAAAAGATGCAAGAGAGCTGCTCGTAGTAGAACTATTAGAGTACATAAGGCTTCTTGAACGTTGGACTAATGAAAAGTTATTGAAAACAAATGGTACGTTCACATACCTTggaaaaaaaatacaacaaagagttgGAGGACAACAAGACATTATCGCAGAAGATGAGAGTAATCTATATCCAGTAACGTCAGATCAATGATTCCATTAAACTAAATATATACTGTTAATTGTAGATAAAGTATTGtataattgtagttattttgtatatGTTGCTGACAACTTGTTGTGTGTTTTTAATGAATTGTAGGTGAGGGCTTCCATAGAACACATCTATACAGTGATAGATGGTGTGGAGCGCTTTATTGTTTGTCTTCAAAATAAGAGATGTAATTGTGGACAATTCCAGCTTGATGAACTTCCTTGTGCACATGCTTTGGTGGCTTTGAGGCATAGGAATGAGTCTTATAACTGTTGTTCTCCTTATTACACGAGGGAGAGCCTTTTGCTTTATGAAATACCAGTAGATCTGTTGCTTGACGAAAACAAATGGAATGTGCAACAGCATATAGCTGAAAAAGTCGTAATGCCACATACTAGGAAAAGACAGTCAGAGAGACCTCAAAAACAAAGATACAAAGCATATGATGAAGTAAATGCAAAGAAGTACAAGATTTCACGTGGCAACTGCGAACTAGAAATATCTTGTAAGAATACtcccaaaaggaaataaaaattaataaagtcaCAAGATTTTTTGATAAATCATGTTGAGATGTTCTGGAGAATTATAATTGAGGTGTAATTGTGTTGATAAATTGAATAAAGACTATCTCCTATAATGAAATATTTTCAACTCTTAATGCAATTGGTTTGTAGTTGTTTTGTTTAATTACCGAGTGTATTTATCTCAGCCTTTCCTAATAACACTGCTTAAAATTGAATAGATTATGTATTTTATATATTAGTAGTAGACATAATTGTAGTTAAGTCgtaaagaaattatatgctaaaAATAACGAAACAAAAGGtaacaaaacaaaacataagTAGTAGAATCAAGTACTAATAACTTTCAACCAAAAAGGCTTTTCCTCGTGTTTTCGATTCTAAGTAGTAGAATCCTGgacaaaataacaaaacaaaaggtaaaaCAATTGTTGCACAAATCTGTTACAAATAAATTTCAACTGACTTGTTCTTAGTTAACAATTTGTCTACAACTTTAGTACAAACCAGTTATAACTAAACAATTTAACTAAAAATTTTCTACAGAAAAGGGAAACTAATTATTCTTCTTCCGGATTTGTATTCTCTCGTTCACAGCTGGTGCACCTTTTCTTCTTGCTAATCTGCCAGTCACCTCAGTCTCACTAATTGCACCAAGCTCTTGCTTTTTCCTAGCATAATCCCAAAGTAATGCTCCATAGCGTCTACGATGTTGATCAATATCAGAAAGGTCTTCTTTTGAAATCGCTAGCTCTCCAATGCTGGCATATTTTGCAAATGTCGCAACGTATACACCACAGTCACTGCAAAAAGAAATTAGGGAAAAAGATTTAGCATTCAGTGtaaaataaaatatgttaaaTAGATAGAAGGAAAATCAACTTTTTCATAGAGTGATCCCTCTCTTTGCTGGGGTATCTCACCGACCAATCACTGAATGTCAAGAGGGTCAGAAACACCTTTTTCAATGTATGCCTTTGtgttcttgtagttgatgtttcgACGCTTGCCATAGAAGCCGGTGTATGACAAATAGAGGGAGATCATAACAACAAACTTGTTGACAACAGATTCAACAAGGTTGTGATGTTGTGAAGAGACCATAGAATCATAAACATATAGAACCCTATTGGTAATGTTAAACACAACCAACAACCAAAGAAATTTTTTCACAATGTTTATGGGCATAATCACAAAATCAACTTGATCCCATGCAGCATTTACAAGTAACCTATACCCCAATATGTATTCTGATACGACGTCATGGGGTTTGACAACAACAAGCTTCTTATCGGTAGGAGCATTAACATACCTTTGGTAAATATGTTCAATTCTAGTTTTGAACATACAGTTAGTGGTTGTAAATCGTGTTTTGTTTTGAGGACCATACTTTCCTCTCTTCctcaaatagtataaaataacatCAGTGTGCtgcaaaaaaataaatttcattatTTCTCAATGCTTcatacaatttaactacaatttttaaacaaaaaaactACAATATTCTTAAATAATAGAATACTACAACTAATCATTAAATTCTGCCAGGGTATGTATTTACCTATCGTTGAGGACTTGCCCGGGATGTTCCAAAGTATAAAACTACTCCTTTTTATAAACTTTTTCCACTCGAAGATCATACCACAACTTAAGTTGGTTATCTTTTACAGAATCAGACGCCTTCCTCCTATTTAAACATataacaattacaataaataTATAGATTCAACtggaaataaaaaaattgaatacactaaaaaatatgaaaaatttgtATAAACTAACCTATTTGAAACCATATTGGTACCAAAGTATAACTACTTATTGAATTCTTCCAACAAGTCAGGATCAACATCATCCCCAATAACCTCAGTAAATGGATGCTTGATGAGGAAAATTAGAGATCCAACAGAAGTGCTCCCCTCAGAACTGTAAAAAGGGAGGAAGGGGGATCTGGCATGCTTTCCAGGCTACCTTGTTCTTCCTTAATGCACATGGGTTATTTCATCTTCATTAAGCTCGCCGAACTTAACAATCTGGGAGAAGATCTCTGGCAgctcaaaatcatcaagtgttaATTCCCCTTTTTCAGATCTGGAGTTATTGTTTGAATCACCTACATTAATGTAGTCGGCTGGTTcaccttcaaaatttaaaacaaaagaaTAAGAAGACATGTTGCATAGTTCTTTATGGAAAATTGAAACTTATATAAAACCTGTTTTTTTCCTACAATTATAATGTAACATATAATACCATTGAAATCTTCACAGCGATTGTCTCCTTGTTGTATAACGTTTTCTTGTTGAATGGGAGATTGCATTTTTGTAGACTCCTTCTCCTCATTTAAATGCTCTCCTGGAACGCTAATATTAGCTTTCTGTTTTGGAGAGTCCACATGCATAATTTCCTTCTCTGTTACAATAATGTGTACAACTTAATTAAATTATAGATAATTTGCAATAAACATTAACATCAATATAGATAAATTGTAGTAAATTTGTTGAAATGTTATCCTGCATTTGATATGCAAAATGTATTGTGAAATATGATGATAATATGTACTAAATCATACATGCATTTTCTTCATCAAATGTCCCTTCAAATTGGGAAGATAAATCAACACCTAGAGGAACATTATCCTTAATTTGAATGTCATTCATGTGCCATGTATCTAAGAAAACCATTGAAAATATAATGTAGATTAGTTGTTGGTAATTTAGGCTAtatgtagatatattgtagatatAATGTAGATACATGTTTTACTGCTGCTGACCAACATTGGTTTAGAACTACTGCCCGAAATGTGTTGATTGTTCTTTTCTTTGTAATGCTCATCTTTTTTCGTAGAACTGCTAGTAAACTGCAAGCATAATTTGTTAGGCTATATACTTTATGAATGATAATAGAAACTTAGACATGGTGAAAATTATTATCTAAAATGAATATATTTCGAATgaaaccttagcatcaatgttaacCTTTTGACTGTTTATTGCCTGTAAAACAGGCTTGACTGAATCATTGAGTAACAGTCGAATACTACCTAGTTCTTGAAAAACCTCTTTCGTGAAAGTTCCAAGGTCTGAACCCACctacatattaaaataaaaagagttaacgaaataatttgcataacataaattaaagaaacaatCTAGGATTATGTATAAATATTACTTTATCAAcatcttttcttaattttttttatttgtttcacAATATCTTTCTTGTCATCTTTTTCAGTTGTCTGCTTATATCCGGATGGAGATAGAGCATCTGTCGGATGCTTGGACTTTGTTTCATCTTCTTTAAGGATGTATTCAACTTTATCTAGCAAATTCATTCTTGAAAGCTCTTTTGGTGTTTCAATTATGTTGGCGAACTGAGTGAAAAAAAATGTGAGAGACCTAGTCATATTATGTATAAATTATGTAGATAATTTGTATTAAATTGTGTGCGTAGAAGTGAAAACTATTTACCTTGATCCATGATGGTTTGATCATTCTATCTTCCAATGCAGATAATCATATCTTGTCCTTACTAGCTATCCAGTTAAGTATGCGGGGGATCGAATTAGCAACCCTTGTAGCTATATCCATGTTGACTGTAGAGCAACACTCATACAACCATATTTGTATAGCTAGTGCAAAACCTCGAATGAGATAAAAATGCACAAAAGTATTGCGCTTGTGCCTAACAGACTCAAGCAATCGTGTATAAGATTGGATACCCCATGCGTAGTTCGCATACTGCCCCGAGTCCACCAAGTAGAACCTAAAATGGTCTATCAAACCTAAATTATCTTTGTTTGAAGGACAGAGGAAAAATTACGTGAGATAGAGAATACACAGCTTGACTGCATCCTCATTTTTCACCCAACTACGATCGGTTACAATTTGTTTCAAGTATGACTTCTCAACTTTTTCCTTGTTCGAAAAATAGCTGCTCATTATTTTACTTTCATACTTAGTTATGTAACCAAAGTCACTCACTTTTATAAAACATCTAAGGCCACTAATCAGGGCAAACTCTCTCAACCCGCAAGGCGTCCCCCAGCCTTCCAACGGGAAGGACttcaatataaaaataaattttcgttCTTCCTGTTCCCGCATCATACGTATACTCGGTTGAAGGTGGATTTAGAAAGGATCAACAGCGGTGTCCCAAAATTCACCCTCTCACCATTTATCTCTGCTGTAAAAAAAGCCGGAACCAGATGCGTTCAATTCATATTTCATGAGAAGATGAATTGCCTGATTTTGAATATATATTTTGggcaaggaaagaaaatatccaAAACATGTCTTCTTAAACAGCTTTAACCAATTTTTAGacagtaaatccttgatttggcCAGGAATAGTAGGATCGGATAATGTCTAGAACCTAGTGATGCCATAATCAACATCATGTGGTGCAAAAAATATTCAATTCtacagcaaaaaaaaaaacatcaagTTAATAAAAGTTGtttcaaaatcagaaaataaaataactacaTTTATACTGCAATTTAACTACAACTAGAAAACATTAATACATTACAAACAATTAAGTTTCAACACTAGTA is from Nicotiana tabacum cultivar K326 chromosome 18, ASM71507v2, whole genome shotgun sequence and encodes:
- the LOC107781390 gene encoding uncharacterized protein LOC107781390, giving the protein MTANIAESLNAVTKDARELLVVELLEYIRLLERWTNEKLLKTNGTFTYLGKKIQQRVGGQQDIIAEDESNLYPVRASIEHIYTVIDGVERFIVCLQNKRCNCGQFQLDELPCAHALVALRHRNESYNCCSPYYTRESLLLYEIPVDLLLDENKWNVQQHIAEKVVMPHTRKRQSERPQKQRYKAYDEVNAKKYKISRGNCELEISCKNTPKRK